The following proteins are co-located in the Camelina sativa cultivar DH55 chromosome 12, Cs, whole genome shotgun sequence genome:
- the LOC104732116 gene encoding cytochrome P450 705A20-like, which yields MAAIIFDFQNFCIFILACLFIVLFHSLFFKKPKDSRSFVLPPSPPSLPIIGHLHLLLSALTHKSLQKLSSKYGPLLVIRIFYVPIIIVSSAPMAYEIFKVHDVNVSSRGIIAIDESLMFGASGILNAPHGEYWKFIKKLMATKLFRPQVLERSRGVRVEELQRFYKSILDKATKNESVDIGKEAMKLMNNTLCKLIMGRSFSEDDGESERVRGLVDETYALSEKIFLAAILRRPLAKLGISLFKKEIMAVSNKFDELLERMLQEHKEKHEEQYQEGMDMMDVLLAAYGDENAEYKITWNHIKGFFVEFFIGGTDTSVQTTQWAMAEMINDARVLERLREEIISVVGETRLIQETDLPNLPYLQAVVKEVLRLHPPSPVLIRTFQEKSEVKGYYIPEKTTLIINIYAVMRDSASWEDPESFKPERFLGSTRSEQEDEKDQELKYLPFGSGRRGCPGSNLGSIFVGTAIGVMVQCFDWEIKEDKVNMDETFEGMTLKMVHPLKCTPVLRTQPFSFTSNL from the exons ATGGCAGCAATCATCTTTGACTTCCAAAACTTCTGTATCTTCATCCTTGCATGCCTCTTCATAGTCCTCTTTCACTCGCTCttcttcaagaaaccaaaagactCACGAAGCTTTGTTCTGCCTCCGAGCCCTCCTTCTCTTCCAATCATCGGTCATCTTCACCTTCTCCTCTCTGCCCTCACTCACAAGTCTCTTCAGAAACTCTCCTCCAAGTATGGACCTCTCCTCGTTATCCGCATTTTCTATGTACCCATCATTATTGTCTCCTCTGCCCCAATGGCCTACGAAATCTTCAAGGTCCATGACGTAAACGTCTCCTCTCGCGGTATCATTGCGATTGATGAGTCTCTCATGTTTGGGGCTTCTGGCATCTTGAACGCTCCACACGGAGAGTACTGGAAGTTCATAAAGAAGCTCATGGCAACAAAGCTATTCCGACCGCAAGTGTTGGAGCGTTCACGAGGTGTTCGTGTTGAAGAGCTACAACGGTTTTACAAAAGCATTCTCGATAAGGCGACAAAGAATGAGAGCGTTGACATTGGTAAGGAAGCCATGAAGCTCATGAACAACACCTTGTGTAAACTGATCATGGGAAGGAGTTTTTCAGAGGACGACGGTGAGTCAGAGAGAGTCAGGGGCTTGGTTGATGAAACGTATGCCTTGTCGGAGAAGATATTTTTGGCAGCTATATTGCGCAGACCGCTTGCGAAGCTTGGGATTTCACTATTCAAGAAGGAGATAATGGCTGTTTCCAACAAATTCGATGAGCTGCTAGAGAGGATGCTTCAGGAACACAAGGAGAAACATGAAGAGCAGTATCAAGAAGGTATGGATATGATGGACGTGTTGTTGGCAGCTTATGGAGATGAAAACGCAGAGTATAAGATCACATGGAATCATATCAAGGGATTTTTTGTG GAGTTTTTCATTGGAGGCACTGATACCTCGGTGCAAACAACACAGTGGGCAATGGCCGAGATGATCAACGATGCTAGAGTTCTTGAGAGACTGAGAGAAGAAATCATTTCCGTTGTAGGGGAAACAAGGTTGATCCAAGAAACAGATTTACCAAACCTTCCTTATTTGCAAGCAGTGGTTAAGGAAGTTCTAAGACTCCACCCACCATCTCCAGTCTTGATACGGACGTTCCAAGAAAAATCTGAGGTCAAAGGATATTACATACCGGAGAAGACAACACTCATTATCAACATCTACGCTGTCATGAGAGATTCTGCTTCTTGGGAGGATCCTGAAAGTTTTAAACCAGAGAGGTTTCTAGGTTCTACAAGATCAGAGCAAGAGGACGAGAAAGATCAAGAACTTAAGTACCTTCCTTTTGGAAGTGGAAGGAGAGGATGTCCTGGATCAAATCTTGGTTCTATATTTGTAGGAACTGCAATAGGAGTGATGGTGCAGTGCTTTGACTGGGAAATCAAAGAAGATAAGGTCAACATGGACGAGACTTTTGAAGGAATGACCCTAAAAATGGTTCATCCGCTTAAGTGCACTCCAGTTCTTAGAACCcaacctttttcttttacttctaaTCTCTAA
- the LOC104733630 gene encoding uncharacterized protein LOC104733630 produces MVRQSRSDIAQLLPNGRFSEALPKAKQFYEDEGRLLAYDQVEYFCKSILQSISILSHQSDVHMLPDVTKEAMAGLIFAASRIGELNELQYIRIMFVERFGREFDKDCVDLRRGNIVCSEIVKILDTKMPQDEITDIVMELSQKYHSNISISANSISDCLASSNDLGIGNSDAEKMKSIVRRKLLHPNLGESERRDRSFMR; encoded by the exons ATGGTCAGACAATCTCGCTCAGATATCGCTCAGCTCCTTCCCAATGGCCGCTTTTCAGAAGCTCTACCAAAG GCGAAGCAATTCTATGAAGATGAGGGAAGGTTGTTGGCCTATGATCAGGTCGAATACTTCTGCAAATCCATCTTGCAGAGTATATCTATTTTAAGTCATCAAAG CGATGTTCATATGTTACCGGACGTAACTAAAGAAGCAATGGCCGGACTGATATTTGCTGCATCAAGAATCGGGGAGCTTAACGAGCTTCAGTACATAAGGATCATGTTCGTCGAGAGGTTTGGGCGTGAGTTTGACAAAGACTGTGTAGATTTGCGCCGAGGAAACATCGTGTGTTCGGAGATAGTCAAAATTCTAGACACCAAGATGCCGCAAGATGAAATTACAGACATTGTAATGGAACTTTCCCAAAAGTACCATTCAAACATCAGTATTTCTGCGAATTCAATAAGTGATTGTTTAGCTTCAAGTAATGACCTTGGCATTGGCAATTCTGATGCGGAGAAGATGAAAAGCATTGTTAGGAGAAAGTTGCTGCATCCAAATCTTGGAGAGAGTGAAAGAAGAGATCGATCATTCATGAGATAA
- the LOC104733631 gene encoding cytochrome P450 705A5-like — protein MAALITLDLQTSFIFIFLCLFSLLCYSLFFMKPKNSRDGRGLPPSPPSLPIIGHLHLILMSTLTHKSFQRLSSKYGPLLHLHIFHVPIVLASSASVAYDIFRDQDVNVSFRSSPPIEESLLLGSYSFISAPYGDYWKFMRKLMVTKILGPQALERSRRFREDELDRFYKVLVDKAVKNETVEIGEEAAKFNNNTICKMIMGRSCSEENGEAERVRGLVTESMALTKKIFLATIFAKPLRKLGISLFKKEIMSVSHKFDELLEKILVEHEEKLEEHHQGTDMMDVLLEAYRDENAEYKITRNHIKSLFVDLFIAGTDTSSTTIQWIMAELINHPKILERLREELDFVVGKTRLAQETDLPNLPYLQAIIKEGLRLHPPGPLVPRTLQETCEIKGFHIPEKTIVIVNSYAIMRDPDFWEDPEEFKPERFLGFSRSGQEDEKRDKFLKYIPFASGRRSCPGTNLAYVSVGTAIGVMVQRFDWKIEGEKVNMNEAAGTMVLTMAQPLKCTPVPRTLTPLPS, from the exons ATGGCAGCACTAATCACACTTGACCTTCAAAcaagcttcatcttcatcttcttatgtCTCTTCTCACTTCTTTgttactctctcttcttcatgaAACCAAAGAACTCACGAGATGGCCGTGGTCTTCCTCCGAGCCCTCCTTCTCTTCCGATCATCGGTCATCTTCACCTCATTCTCATGTCCACTTTAACCCACAAGTCTTTTCAGAGACTCTCATCCAAGTACGGAcctcttctccatctccacaTCTTTCACGTCCCCATAGTCCTAGCCTCCTCGGCCTCAGTGGCCTACGATATCTTCAGGGACCAAGACGTGAATGTTTCCTTTCGGAGTTCCCCTCCGATTGAAGAGTCTCTCTTACTGGGATCGTATAGCTTCATCAGCGCTCCCTATGGAGATTACTGGAAATTCATGAGGAAGCTGATGGTTACAAAAATTCTTGGACCGCAGGCACTCGAACGTTCGCGAAGGTTCCGTGAAGATGAGCTTGATCGCTTTTACAAAGTTCTGGTTGACAAGGCAGTGAAGAATGAGACTGTTGAGATCGGTGAGGAAGCAGCGAAGTTCAATAACAACACCATCTGCAAGATGATCATGGGAAGGAGTTGTTCTGAGGAGAATGGTGAGGCGGAGAGAGTCAGAGGCTTGGTCACCGAGTCGATGGCCTTGACAAAGAAAATTTTCTTGGCCACCATATTTGCAAAACCGCTTAGGAAGCTTGGGATCTCACTGTTCAAAAAGGAGATTATGAGTGTTTCCCACAAGTTTGACGAGCTGCTGGAGAAGATTCTTGTGGAACACGAAGAGAAATTGGAGGAGCACCATCAAGGTACTGACATGATGGATGTGTTGTTGGAAGCTTATAGAGACGAGAACGCAGAGTATAAGATCACAAGAAACCATATTAAGTCCTTGTTTGTG GATCTTTTCATTGCAGGTACTGACACCTCATCGACCACTATACAGTGGATCATGGCTGAGCTCATTAACCATCCCAAGATTCTTGAGAGACTAAGAGAAGAACTCGATTTTGTTGTAGGGAAAACAAGGTTGGCTCAAGAAACTGATCTACCAAACCTTCCTTACTTGCAAGCTATAATCAAAGAAGGGCTAAGATTGCATCCACCTGGGCCTCTCGTGCCAAGGACACTCCAAGAAACGTGTGAAATTAAAGGGTTTCACATACCAGAAAAGACAATAGTTATTGTTAATTCCTATGCTATAATGAGAGATCCTGATTTTTGGGAAGATCCTGAGGAGTTTAAACCAGAGagatttttaggtttttcaaGATCAGGGCAAGAGGACGAGAAGAGAGATAAATTCCTAAAATACATTCCTTTTGCCAGTGGAAGGAGAAGTTGTCCTGGAACAAATCTAGCTTATGTCTCTGTAGGAACCGCGATTGGAGTTATGGTGCAACGCTTTGATTGGAAAATAGAAGGAGAGAAAGTCAACATGAATGAGGCTGCTGGAACAATGGTGTTGACCATGGCTCAACCTCTTAAGTGCACTCCTGTTCCTCGAACCCTAACCCCATTACCTTCCTAG
- the LOC104732117 gene encoding cytochrome P450 708A2-like: MVEFYELLALVVSLIVVTLFHWIYQWRNPKTNGKLPPGSMGFPIIGDTFEFMKPHDVLQFPTFIKERVLRYGPVFRTSLFGSKAIISLDFELNLEIAKANHVPGITKSISRLFGKNNLFIQSKQSHKHVRNLTFQLLGPKYLKLKMVQDVDVLARTYMEEGARNGCLDVKETSSKILIECLAKKVMGEMEPEAAKELALCWRYFPRDWFQFSWNIPGTGVYRMMKARKRMMKLIKETVLKKRASGEEFGEFFKIIFGEMEGGAEKMSVENAIEYIYTFFLIANETTPGILAATIKLISDHPNVMQELQREHDRIVQGKPEKEAGLTWEDYKSMTFTQMVIYESLRITSTAPTVLRMTDHDFQVGDYTIPAGWIFMGYANVHFNPEKYDDPLAFDPWRWKSEDLGSILSKSYIAFGAGSRLCVGAEFAKLQMAIFIHHLFRYRWSMKKETTVLRRFMLMFPCGSDVQFSYDTKVDNSVGYRS; encoded by the exons ATGGTAGAATTTTATGAGTTATTGGCTCTGGTAGTTTCACTCATTGTGGTCACGTTATTTCATTGGATCTATCAGTGGAGAAATCCGAAAACCAATGGAAAACTACCACCAGGATCCATGGGTTTTCCGATCATTGGAGACACTTTTGAGTTCATGAAGCCTCATGACGTTCTTCAATTTCCGACATTCATCAAGGAAAGAGTTCTCAG atATGGACCAGTTTTTCGGACAAGCTTATTTGGAAGCAAAGCTATAATCTCGTTGGATTTTGAACTGAACCTGGAAATAGCAAAGGCAAATCATGTTCCAGGTATCACGAAGAGCATATCACGACTATTTGGGAAAAACAACTTGTTTATTCAGAGCAAGCAGTCCCATAAACATGTCCGGAACTTGACATTTCAATTGTTGGGTCCAAAATATTTAAAGCTAAAGATGGTACAAGACGTCGATGTTTTGGCTCGCACATACATGGAGGAAGGAGCCAGGAACGGCTGTCTCGACGTCAAGGAAACATCAAGcaag ATCTTAATTGAATGTCTTGCAAAGAAAGTTATGGGTGAAATGGAACCAGAGGCAGCAAAAGAACTTGCACTATGTTGGAGATATTTTCCAAGGGATTGGTTTCAATTTTCTTGGAACATTCCTGGGACTGGTGTCTATCGAATGATGAAG GCAAGAAAGCGGATGATGAAGTTAATAAAGGAAACAGTATTAAAGAAGAGAGCATCAGGAGAGGAGTTTGGGGAGTTTTTCAAGATTATCTTCGGAGAAATGGAAGGCGGAGCGGAAAAAATGAGCGTCGAGAATGCGAttgaatacatatatactttcttTTTGATTGCTAATGAGACAACACCAGGGATCCTTGCGGCTACAATTAAACTCATAAGCGATCACCCTAATGTCATGCAAGAGTTGCAAAGAGAGCATGATAGAATTGTCCAAGGTAAGCCCGAGAAGGAGGCTGGCTTAACATGGGAAGACTACAAATCAATGACGTTCACCCAAATG GTGATATATGAGTCGCTTAGGATCACAAGCACAGCGCCTACAGTACTTAGAATGACTGATCATGATTTCCAAGTTGGTGATTATACAATTCCAGCTGGTTGGATCTTCATGGGCTATGCTAATGTCCATTTTAATCCGGAGAAGTATGATGACCCTCTAGCATTTGATCCATGGCGCTGGAAG AGTGAAGACTTGGGCTCAATCCTCTCCAAATCGTACATTGCCTTTGGCGCTGGTTCTAGACTATGTGTAGGAGCTGAGTTCGCTAAGCTTCAGATGGCCATTTTTATACATCATTTGTTTAGATACAG GTGGTCAATGAAGAAAGAGACTACAGTACTTCGTAGGTTTATGCTTATGTTTCCATGTGGATCTGATGTTCAGTTCTCATATGATACCAAAGTGGATAACTCTGTTGGTTATCGGAGCTAG